DNA from Plasmodium cynomolgi strain B DNA, chromosome 12, whole genome shotgun sequence:
CAGTTAAATCAACCGCtgaactcattttttttttttttttttaattccccccAGCGCTACACTTGGCATTTTTCAGCGCTGGGGAAAatcatttatatgtaattaagcacgctttttttttttttttttttctttttttctctatctACTCAATAACACATTTCGTCACGGACCTCTCGCACTACTCTGATCTGTTGTGCGGGTCTGCAATCGTGCGTGTAATCTTGTGAGCCCTAAAATGTGCACTTAATAATGGTGCGTacaaaaacatatacatatataaaacaaaGCGCGCGCGCTGCGCGTGTTACTAGTGACATTACACACAAAAACGCACGTGCGGGGAGAAGTGGCCCATATAAAAATGGTCACATATATGTTtctgcatatatgtatgtgcctTTATTTACACGCTGACACATTTTAAGACTCTAGCCTTCGAGGTGGCTATATGAGAGGCGTGTGTGTAAACAAACGGGAAGAATGGAACGAAgtgaaaaaagcaaagtggagaaaaacgggttttccttttttattcttctcttcttccattccaaaaatggagaaatgaCTTCCCCCTTCATCGAGCAGCATATATGGCTGCGAACGGGGttcgtttcttcttccccacaTGGTATGGCCTCccgttttatttattcattgaTGGGTTGGTTGGCTGACCGGTTGACTGGTAGACCGATTGACCGGTtgactgatttttttttttttttactgacCGTTTCGATCATTATGAAGAATTGCAAAGTTTGGGGGTTCCCCAAATCGggtttctctctctctctctatatataaaatatattttttttttccaccccatGGCTTCGAATCAGATCATCTTCTGAGCCTTGAAGTAGCCCCACTTTTGCAGACCCCTCTTTGTGTCCTTAATCTTTCTGGTCCATCCTTCCTTCAAGGAGTCATACTCCTTAATGGAATACGCCTTCAAGAactcgtcttttttttcctccaatttGTTAAGTTCCAATTGTAGTAACTCCAGCCAGTAATCGCTTATATCCTTTGCCTCCACATTTTGGAACTTACAGGACTTAATCAAATCTCCATAATCTTGGATAGGCATGAGGGTATACTTTCTCTGATTAATGTAGGCCTTGAATTCTTCGTCCCATTTTTCTATCTTATCAGCACAGTAGTCAGTTATCAAAAGAATTCCATTTGGTTTTAGCCACTTGTaacatttttcaaataatatttttttgtcggAATAGGgtaaatgcaaaatggagtcTCTGCTGTATATCATGTCGAAAGTACTTTCTGGGAAGtctttttttagaatatcCATTGCTTCAAATTCGACTTTTGCTTTATCTTTATTTCTTAGCTTGGCGATGGTGACCATCTTTTCGCAAATGTCCACTCCGTGCACATGCGCACCGTACTTCTCATTTATGTATTTGCAGCCGCCACCCAGGCCGGAGCCGATGTCTGCACGTGGGTAGAACAATGCGTGAAAagtggcaaaaaggggaaaaatggcaaaaaggggaaaaatggcaaaaaggggaaaaatggcaaaaaggggagaagtggggAAAAGAATTGCCgaaaaatgggacaaaaaaaacggacCCACATTCAACGCACCGACGCCTATGTGCCACGAACGCCTTCCTTACCTAGTACTTTCGAATTTGCTTCCAAACATATGTCGCTCAAGATTTTCTTTGTTGCGATTATTCCTCCAGAGGAAATGTAATCCCTATTGGGTGGATGGGGAAATGCCAGCGTGAGGTTGTgaaggtgaagcggtgaTACAGTCGCGATGCGCATGTGTACACACAGATAAATGGCGGCATGGCCACATGGAGCACAGGAGGGGGGTAAATAAAGGGACACGTAGACCGTGCTAAGGTGGGCTAGCTGGCTTATCAGATTATACGTTGTCATATCATAATccttttgtcatttttttNNNNNNNNNNNNNNNNNNNNNNNNNNNNNNNNNNNNNNNNNNNNNNNNNNNNNNNNNNNNNNNNNNNNNNNNNNNNNNNNNNNNNNNNNNNNNNNNNNNNNNNNNNNNNNNNNNNNNNNNNNNNNNNNNNNNNNNNNNNNNNNNNNNNNNATATTTACATGGTCCTTAAATTCGAAATTTTATGCGTGCGCATGAATATGCGTACGGTTCACAGAATAGAACGATTTGATAATACCTTCATCAGAGTATTGGTTGTTCTCTAGGTATTTGATATCTACTGCTTCGccatccattttgttgaatGAAAGGAGCGAAACTGAAACTGGGtgtttttgtttgttttagTATGCGAATACTTAGGGCTGAGAGGCCAAGAGAAACTGACTATTTGGCAAATATAtacaagggggggggaaaaaagattgcgaaaaagtaaaaaaaaaaaaaacgatgaaATGGAAGAATGTGCGTTGAACGGCTTTATGTGCTCGTAAAGCGTGAAAAGTGTCACTTTTGCGTTTTCGATAAAATTGCTGGTAATTTGCtaattttgtgaaataaGTTTcgaaaaagttgaaaaaaaaatgttgttttGTGTTTGGCGAGGTACTtgcgaaaaatgtgaatttgagttttaattattttttaatttgaaatattttttaattttattttatttttcaatttttttttttttagtacgctttttaatttaatttaatttaattaaatttcttttttcgcttccttTTAATCCCCTTCCAAAGCGCTTGTGTTTGCAGGGGGTAGAATGAGAAAGATCATGTGGTGTCACTCATCTTTACACCTTCTGTACTGGCCAGCACATGTGTCGAGTATCACATATGCATGCACCGAAGGGGTGAGAAAAATTCATCTACGTGGTACGAAcgtttatatgtatacatatgtgcgtaCGTGGGGGACGTCTACATAggtacgtatgtacatgcagCTACGTATTCGTCATCCTGAGGGGATATACCCCCATACAcctctttcccccttttggtaaATACCCAAGTGTATTAACCTGTGCATAACTTCAATGAAGGGGGTACGCAGGGGAATCTTTCTATGTTCAAGCTGTGCCACCACTCTTTCACTGTGGTTGCTATGGCGACACGGACTCCCAGCAAGGCACACATGAGAGACTCATGGaacgcatatacatataaggGTATGACCAAGCGGGGCAATGCATATACAAGTACcttacatatgtgcatatatatatttgcatattacatacatacatacatatattgtGCATGCTTGTACTTACGCATGCTTACTGGGCATACACCCCGCTTTTGCCCCAACGAATGCCCTGCGTCGTTACTCAAAAGAACATGCAAAAGTGCAAATAAAcctttacactttttttctgtagaCCTTTCGCCTGCACCGGGAGCTAAGCATATAGTAAGATAAGAAAAACTGTTGCCCCAACGCGGAAGCGTGGCGATAAACGAATTTTtacttgacaatttttttacggCGACAAAAgggataggaaaaaaaaaaaaNNNNNNNNNNNNNNNNNNNNNNNNNNNNNNNNNNNNNNNNNNNNNNNNNNNNNNNNNNNNNNNNNNNNNNNNNNNNNNNNNNNNNNNNNNNNNNNNNNNNNNNNNNNNNNNNNNNNNNNNNNNNNNNNNNNNNNNNNNNNCAGAGAGGACACAATTAGcttatctctttttttttttttccccattttgcgtgaattttttttaaaaaataaaaatttccacgGCTGAACGCGAAACTTTACTGTTCACGTGTCCCTCTTCCGTTGGCACATATTGCAGCGCAAAAACGTTTACTTAGATAAGGCGCGCGTTGGATATTGGGGAAAGGGAGCACCTAATTGGAGACCCCAGTACTCGGCTGTGCGTGTgagtgtacatatgtatattatctatgtacatacatatgcttACACTTCGGCGAAAGTGTACCCGCTCGCGCGCCCATCAGTGCGGCGCGTTACAAACAAGCGAAAGAGCCACCGCGCTCGCAGACTCTTTCGCATGACCAGGTCTCCGCGCctaaattgtaaaagtgGAAAAGGAGGACCAGGACGCCAAACCCCATGCAACGCAAAAGGTCACTTCGCAATCGAATAAAACCCCACACGAGGGTGTACGCGGTGTGAATCTGCCAAatgcgtacatatgtataagtacatatatatatatatatataaagagaaaaaaacatttttgcgGCTTCCCTTGTATGCGCGCGTACCCCCTCGGTAAGGGAACATTTTCCTTGCTTTGAAAAACtctccattttatttttcaacaaattggcgaaaggtgaaaaagcgcggaaaaaaggaaaaaaaaaaaaatacaaattccCATAAAAACGCgaataaacattttataaGCGAACAACCAACGGGGTTTACAGCACGGTTTCAACGCcgttttggagaaaaataaaaataatacaaatgtTTTACAAGTAGGCATAAGATTAAGCCAAGCATCCTACTCCCACCCATTACAAGCTACGTTATAATTACGTACTTCTTTTTCGCGTTGAATTGATGTGACGACCataaggcgaaaaaaaaaaaaaaaaaggacttaGCAGTTCTGCAAGCTTTATAAAATTTCCCtgtccttatttttatttttcaaaaatatttttttcttttactttatgataaatttcatttttttattttttccttttcgatttAACAATCGGCtggttattatttttatgtaaaaattccCATTTCCCTCAAATGGTTAAATGATGCAATTCTGATGACAAGGGGGAAAANNNNNNNNNNNNNNNNNNNNGTCATTTTGTTCGTAATGACAACAGGAAATATTACATAACAAATTTCAAATTAACTGCATATTCGTTTCCAGAAAATctctatcatttttttctttttttttttttgttaaaattttgttttttttgtttgttttgttttttttttttttttttttttttaccttgtaACAAAAACCCAGGAGAGACACCGGTACTCGCTTGTACCATGTTTCAGCCAGCAGTTAAGTTAAAGATAAAAGGGACAACCTACCttgcatatgcatgtatgtttatatgtacacgCACGTACATATGCTGTGGCCTCTAGTAACAGAAAGGTACGAGAGCGAACGGACCATTctgataaaaaggaaaacgccGACTTGCTCGCAGAGACAGTTTCCCTCGAGAAACTCTgcaacatttttgtgaaaaccGTGGAcagttaaaaataaaaggaaaaaaaagaaaagttatTTAACTGGTTGGACCTAATTCAACAGAACAAACCAAATTTGGATCTACATCACGTCGCTTGCCCGTTCAGGAAGTGTTAcgctcccatttttgcccatcgcgaaggggagaaaacCAGAATAAAAGAATCGTTGATTATCAAACGAACAGTGCATAGACAAAGCATTAAACAGTTATAACGGAACACCTACACCCCCCCCGTGCATGCGTTTATTCGCACGTATGTCTACAAAAATACATAATGTGAGCAGTGGGATAAGgcgaagaaaagaagagaagcaaAACCTCCTTCTGAACGCTTTCACCTCTCCCCCATATAGTAGTTAAGTGCATATCCAAATGTATAAtaacgaataaaaaaaatggaggaaaggTTAAACGAAACGGAGGAAATTTTTACGCACAGTGGGGAAGAGATACATCCAAGTGTGAgcagaaaaggagaacaCATTTACGAACCTACAAGCTTTGACAAAGAAGCCGTAAATTTTAACAACCACATGGTGCAGGAAAattatccctttttattaCACACAAGTGATAAAGGAGGCAGCCGCGAGTGGCATTTGCAGAATGCACCTTATGTCAACTTAGCAAATGCGTATGGCCCAACCACGGGGTTCAGCATAAGCCACCCCAGTGACGACAGGCAAAGTCAAATACACCCAAGTAACGGAGAGTGTTGCGTGGAGAACCCCATGAGTAACACCCCCATGAGTAATACTCCCATGAGTAATACTCCCATGAGTAACACCCCCATGAGTAACACCCCCATGAGTAACACCCCCATGAGTAACACCCCCATGAGTAACACCCCCATGAGTAATACCTTCATGAATAACCCCTCCATGAATAACCCCCCCATGAATAACCTCCTCATGAATAACCCCCCCATGAGTAATGCCCCCACGAATAACAGCCCCGTGAACACATCCAACATAGCAGTGACAAACCCAGCGGGGTTGAACCCAAACGATGGCAACTTATACGCTGCTATGTATAGTAGAGGaattccccaaaaaaaggagagccaAAAAGGTTATGtgggtgaagaaaaaaactggaGCAGTAAAGGAGGCTCCTTGCCTCccataagaaaaaatctcagtggtgtaattttttcccgGAACGGTATGCACATTGATAGAATGAAAAATGCCACATCGGGGGGGCCATTTACACCATATAACAATGCACAGTATGGTGAGATAAATAATTTGATGAATCACCGGAGTCACATAAACCATGTTCAGCAGGATGGTTTGGTTGGAGACAAATCTGAGATGTGTGCTCTCCTTCCTGGTGATAACAACAGCTGTGATTGTTTAACAGCTATGCTTAGTAAGGTCCCGGAGGGGTACATTCAGAATGTCCCAACCAACTACCAAATGGGTTGGAGGTGCAGTAACGAATGGGATGGGAGCGAAACACAGGGAGTCCCTCCAAATGGAAACAACTCTAATGCACAGAGTAATGGCATTTCCCTTCTGAACAGCAGTACCACTTCTGTACCGCATAATCGTTTTGCTTGTCCTAATTTCCAATTTGACAAGAATGACGGTGGAAACTGTGGTGACCTTCCTAGTGATGTACACCTGAATAGCTACTCAACTAGCAGTTTAGTATACCATCCGGATGGTTACCATATAGGCAGTAGGACCAACTCAATCTATCAGAACAGGGACATGATGAAGCTCCCAGCGAGTGAAGACTCGCATGTAATTTCCCAAAAGGGTTGTACAACGAGCAGTGGTAACTACCACGTTAGTGCTGAGGGGATTAATCAGATGAGTCACCCGAACCGTACAAACGCAATATTCGCAGATCAATGGAGTAATGAAGAAATTCTCACCAAGCAGGCCAACACGTCAAACTATAGGATTAGGAGGAAGGGGGACAGTCCGCATGATGGTGAATCATACGAAATGAGTAGCAGTGAGTATGAACCAATTGAACAGTGCCATCTGCAACAAAGGCATCCCAATTTTGCCAGTAGTGAGGGATGTATGTACCCTAATGGGTTCCAAGTTCAGACGCAGTTTAACCCAAATGGAACCCTTCTAATCAACACCTGTGGTAGTTTCCctgttaaaaatgtcattcGGGAAGATGACAATTTTAGCGCACATATGGGGAGCAGTAGGGATGACCAACCACTAAGCCATCGGCAAGGGATAATccaatttgagaaaaaaatggttaactGTGCAGATGCACAAATGGATAACACGTATAGCAGAATGAAGAACCCATTAACGTTGAACCGAATTGTACATGAAAATAAATCCACTCCAGTAATCTCAGACAATATGATCGGCAATTCGTATGCCCCctttgtaaataataaagaGCAGAATTGCCAACATTTGGAGGAGGGAAAATTATTCCCCATGAAAGGCAACTACTGCGTGAGCAGTTTAGAAAGTCCATACCCATTCTATGGCAAGCAGATGGGAGACCCAACCAGCACGAGCTTCatgaaattatataataatggtAATACTTCTGGTGAAGGCACTGAGGTGTCAGCATGGTCAACACGAGGGAGTTACCCCCCAAAGGAGGTTCTTAACAATGCAATGAGCAACACTAAAGAGAGTTACAGCAGTTTAATACGTAGTAGTGGGGACGGAGGCGCCTCCCCTCATATGTGCAGTTCTGCCGGTGTGAATAGCTTGGTCGGTGTGAATAACTTGGCTGGTGAGTATGACATGTCGCAGCGAAGCATAAGTAGCAGTTCACGCCAGCTCAGCTTGTTGGATGCGCCGAACGGGGAGAATAATGAGCAGGAAGAAACTCTGCAGCGACAAAGGATGTACGACTTGTATGTGCAGTCGCTGTTGAATGGGGCAAGTGGAGTGATAAACCCGGGTGGAGTTATTACCCCCGGTGGAGTTATTACCCCGAGTGGAGTGATAAACCCGGGTGGAGTGATAAACCCTGGTGGAGTTACTAGTCCGAACGGAGTAACCAACCCGAACGCGCATCTGGGGGAAAAGAACGACCAGCTAATATTattcaatttaaaaaacatgcGCAATAAAATCACGAAGAAGGATCCCCAAATTACCAACAATTATTTGTCCTACTTAGATCATTACATCGCCTCCCTACGCCTGCTTTACAACAAACTACTCAGTAACAGAAATTTGATATTCATTCTGGCAAAGGAAGTAtttgcaccaaaaaaaaaaagagataaaaaaacatacagtGATGATAATGCATCCACATTTGAGAGTAAGCATTCTTATGTGCAAGAATTGTTAGCAGCTCTACTACCCCAACCACCTGTTTTCCCACCATTCGAAATATGGATCtatatgggaaaaaaaaatgctagcCAATTGCACAAACTACACCTAAcaatatacataatttacCAAAAGATTATTTGCAATATATCAAATatccttttaaaaatcaACAAGGACATGGTGAGTTATGCaaataagaataaatttAGCAAACGCAATGGGACTGACTCGCTTAATGATTATGTGAATGATAATGGGGAGGGGTTGAAGCGAACTGattgcccctttttgagtGCTacaaagggagaagaagctcCCTTGGGGGGACCCTACAGTAGTGGGTACGTGGCGAAGAGGGGGGTGCAGGACAGGCAAGAAGGGGCCCTCGACGTGCAGGATGCGGACTATTTGATCGACGCGGTTGACGAAGCAGATGTGGTTGACACGGTTGACGAAGCTCACGTGGTTGACGCGGTTGACGAAGCTCATGTGGTTGACGCGATTGACGAAGCTCATGTGGTTGACGCGATTGACGAAGCTCATGTGGCTGACGCGGTTGACGACGCGGTGTGCATCCCCGTGGAGCCAGAGCGTGCGACTAGCTACAACAGGCGCCCTGCCCACACCGAGGAAGACGAACCGAATCTCCATAAAGGAGACATCCCCAGAAAATGCCTATTCAGAATTGACCAGAAGTTAGCCATTATGATGGCGTCAATTGATAACATAAGTAAAATGATGAActtggaaaaaggggaaggaagcaATAGCAGTAAGGACCCCTCAGCGGACTCCCCCGATGAGGAAAGCAAACCTACCGACGTGATCCCCACAGAACTGGACAATGTAGGCGAAGACGGAGATAACCTCCAGCAGGATGACAAAAGTGGCCTTGAAAAAGAAGTCAAAATGGTTAAACATACGCAACATGTAAGTAAAGGCATCTCCCCAAGTGAGTGTACCCCCACACACATTAACATTAGCCCTAAGGATGGCCAAATAGTCGCGTATGACGAACTAAAAGGTAGTGATGATAGAAGACCCCTCTTTGAAAAGGTAGCCAAGTTTAAGTTGGATTATAGTAACTCCATGGGGAAGGACAGTGCTGTTAAGTTACTAAACGAGCTAAGGTACGAACTTAGAAATGTGTACAACGAAATACGATCTTTGAAGATGCATGACAGTTACTACCTGTCCAGTAGAGATAACGGAAAGGAGGGAGGAAGCTCCCTAGAATTAGTGAACCCTAATGATGACCACGGGGATGATTATGCCGTTCCGTCAGATCGAAGTGCAGTTTCAAATGGGAAGATAAAAACGGCAAACGAAACGTGTTTCTTAAACGATTTCTTATACAGCCAAAGTGAAAGTTCCAATCCGTTGGTGAATGCACATACACGGGATTATTACCATTGTgcgagtaaaaaaaatggaaaaaaaataaagttaaagaagcaaaatgaactACTTAACAGTCTCATAAATAGTAGCATATGTTCTAACGAACAAATTAATAACGACATTATTTATGACTTAAAATACACAGATGATATTTTCAAgaagcttttatttttatgtcgaaatttttacacaaatttttcCGAGTATAAGGACTATGCGTTAGAGTCGTCTTTTCACGAGAATGGAGTCGACTTAACTAATTTGGATGAAGTTAACAATTTTAGGTACATGGACAGTCAGCCATTTTTTACCAAGAGGTCACTGCTCCCGAGTGGGGAATTGCTACCTCAAGAGAATTTCCCTGAGGGGAAGTACCAACTGGAGGCGAGGGATCCCCCACCCATGTGTAACGAAAATCGAGACATTATGGACCCGCACAGTATTGAGCAAGTGAATGGCCTCCCCTTCAAGGCGGAAGATCACACGTCGAATGTGGCTCCAGTCATAGGCAGCGGCGGTGGGGACGATGGCGTTAACTCGGGAGAGGAAACTCTTCTGAGTGACGACCAAGTGGGATCAACGAACTTCGCAAATCGCACGAACTGCGCAAACTACGCGAGGTACACAAATTTGAGAGGTGTCTCCCTGTACGATGCGTCCGAGAGTTCCACCCCGAACAGTCAGGACAGCCTCCGTGGAAGGAACCCCCCCTGGGTGGAACTACCCAtggagaagaaagaagatAAAGAAGGTGCACACCAAGTggatcccttttttgccaaattCGATGGCCAAGAAAAACTGATAGAAGCGTATGGAGAGAAGACCCCCCAAAGTGCGATTTTGCAGATGGGCCAAATGGGCAACTACGCAGCTGGCGCTTGCACGGGTAGAAACGAAGGCGTACTTTATAGCCCTTCTTTCTTAAAGGCCACTAATAGGGATTACGCACAAATGGAAGTAGGCCTCAGTAGCGGCGCGGCGAATGAAGCGGAGAGTAGCGCGAAGAGTGGAACGGACAATGGCACGAAGAGTGAAACGGACAATGGCGCGAACAGTGGAACGGACAATGGCGCGAGCAGTGGAACGGACAACGGCGCGAAGAGTGGAACGGACAATGGCGCGAAGAGTGGCGCTGTGCATGCCCCTCCAGAAACGCTGTTTAGTACCACACAAAACGGACTTCACTATAGTTACCCTAATCAGCAACATGGTGGCCATGGCTACAGCGACATAAGAAGTCCACCTTTTAGGGATACATCCCATATCAATTCGGAACCCACATATGTGCAGCGTGCACTTGAGTCTGAAGGGGTTGTTGGCTGTCTGGGTAGTCCATATGTACTGGTAAAAAATACGGAAGAGCTAACAAAGCAGGGgatatatatgaacaattCCTACGTGCAGAACGATGTGGGGACAGCTAAAAATTGTTGTTACCTTTTAAGCAATGCACAGAATGTGTATTACCCAAATGAGGGGAATTTGCCAATAGGCTTTGAAAACACGGAAGGGATGGTCCGTAACGATTGTGCGAAGTATGAACGGAGTGTTCCCAACCCGTACGCTGTTGACACGGCAAAGTATGAACCGAGTATTCCCAACGCGTACGCTGTTGAGACGAATGGTAATATGACAATTGGTGATGGCTTTCAAGGGTTCAGTACCCCAATGACGACGAGGTGCTTAAATGCTGATGGGAGCTACGTTGGAGGGGATGTTATGGGGAATTGCCTTCACGTGCCATATGCCCCATACCATAAAAACCAACAGTTTGGTATGTTCAGTTGTGTTGGTGTGAATGGGTTTACGGAGAGAGATACGGATTCACTAAACCATAACGGAATAAACAGAAACGTAGGTTACTACACGAATGGGAGTACACTACCGAGTATGTTTAACTATCAGGGGGAACagaataattttcaaaacagCTCCGGTAAGAACGAAATGAGAAATGACCAAT
Protein-coding regions in this window:
- a CDS encoding phosphoethanolamine N-methyltransferase (putative); this encodes MDGEAVDIKYLENNQYSDEGIIKSDYISSGGIIATKKILSDICLEANSKVLDIGSGLGGGCKYINEKYGAHVHGVDICEKMVTIAKLRNKDKAKVEFEAMDILKKDFPESTFDMIYSRDSILHLPYSDKKILFEKCYKWLKPNGILLITDYCADKIEKWDEEFKAYINQRKYTLMPIQDYGDLIKSCKFQNVEAKDISDYWLELLQLELNKLEEKKDEFLKAYSIKEYDSLKEGWTRKIKDTKRGLQKWGYFKAQKMI